Proteins co-encoded in one Heptranchias perlo isolate sHepPer1 chromosome 9, sHepPer1.hap1, whole genome shotgun sequence genomic window:
- the hccsb gene encoding holocytochrome c-type synthase, with product MGTSTSTLPNNVQTAYATGAPQATSPLSECPMHQAKKEGIPPGCPMHQATATATSTENTSYPLPAHQERAYEYVECPMRVTAGPETGNDIDPSNMMPPPNQMPTSDQPFPLSVVREESSIPRTYSGKHWVYPSEQMFWNAMIKKGWRWRNEDITADDMSNIIKIHNQNNEQAWNEVLKWEALHAKECPCGPSLIRFGGKAKEYSPRARIRSLMGYELPFDRHDWIVNRCGREVRYVIDYYDGGDIDKSTYQFTVLDVRPALDSLTAVWDRMKVAWWRWTS from the exons ATGGGAACATCCACATCAACGCTACCTAACAATGTGCAAACTGCTTATGCTACTGGTGCACCACAGGCAACATCCCCATTGTCGGAATGCCCTATGCATCAAGCCAAGAAGGAAG GCATTCCACCAGGTTGTCCAATGCATCAGGCAACTGCAACAGCAACCTCAACAGAGAATACATCTTATCCCTTACCAGCACATCAGGAGAGGGCATACGAATATGTGGAGTGTCCCATGAGAGTAACTGCCGGACCAGAAACAGGAAATGATATTGACCCCAGTAATATG ATGCCACCACCTAACCAGATGCcaacatcagatcagccattcCCCCTTTCTGTTGTCAGAGAGGAGTCCTCTATTCCTAGAACTTATTCAGGCAAACATTGGGTATACCCTTCTGAACAGATGTTTTGGAATGCAATGATCAAGAAAGG GTGGCGCTGGCGTAATGAAGACATTACAGCTGATGATATGTCAAACATTATTAAGATCCATAATCAGAATAATGAACAGGCCTGGAATGAAGTACTCAAGTGGGAAGCGCTCCATGCCAA AGAATGTCCCTGTGGGCCTTCACTAATCCGCTTTGGGGGAAAAGCTAAGGAATATTCACCTAGAGCTCGGATTCGTTCTTTAATGGG GTATGAACTACCTTTTGATCGACATGACTGGATTGTGAACCGTTGTGGAAGAGAAGTACGATATGTGATTGATTACTATGATGGAGGCGACATTGACAAGTCAACATACCAGTTCACTGTTCTAGACGTGCGTCCAGCTCTGGATTCTCTTACTGCAGTGTGGGACAGAATGAAAGTGGCATGGTGGCGCTGGACTTCGtga
- the rwdd3 gene encoding RWD domain-containing protein 3 isoform X3: protein MSTLKESEGITFQIHSICEHHMKKIQLKVTFQLSPDYPLCLPDISICSDQLNRKQCSDLKQSLLRYAETLLSQPMVYELMMWLQQNIKTFVDQLTVDQLTVDKANGGDNSQQQSSAGGGVWMTLLYLDHMRAKAKYIKSIEKWTTDLRLAGRLMFMGKLILILLQGDRKDIKDYLVLQKTSKVDVDSSGKRCKEKMISVLCEEKLQPGQHRLTSFAVKEFATGGELHQEFEALGLSGLYDKFVKF, encoded by the exons ATGAGCACCCTGAAGG AATCCGAAGGGATTACTTTCCAAATCCATAGCATCTGTGAACACCACATGAAGAAAATCCAGTTAAAAGTCACTTTTCAGTTATCCCCTGACTATCCATTGTGCCTTCCTGATATTTCCATCTGCTCAGATCAGCTTAACCGGAAGCAATGTTCTGATTTGAAACAAAGCTTGCTGCGATATGCAGAGACGCTTCTTTCCCAGCCTATGGTTTATGAGTTGATGATGTGGCTCCAGCAGAACATTAAGACTTTTGTGGACCAGCTGACCGTGGACCAGCTGACCGTGGACAAGGCCAATGGCGGTGACAATTCGCAGCAGCAGagcagtgcaggtggtggtgtgtgGATGACACTTCTGTATTTAGATCACATGAGAGCCAAAGCAAAGTACATCAAAAGCATAGAAAAGTGGACAACTGACCTAAGACTCGCAGGAAGACTGATGTTCATGGGCAAACTCATATTAATTCTTTTACAAGGGGACAGGAAAGATATCAAG GACTATCTAGTTCTCCAGAAAACCTCTAAGGTGGATGTGGACTCCAGTGGAAAGAGATGCAAAGAAAAGATGATAAGTGTTCTCTGTGAAGAAAAACTTCAACCAGGGCAGCACAG GCTTACAAGCTTTGCTGTGAAAGAGTTTGCAACAGGAGGTGAGTTGCATCAAGAATTTGAAGCACTGGGTCTGTCTGGCTTGTATGACAAGTTTGTAAAATTTTGA
- the rwdd3 gene encoding RWD domain-containing protein 3 isoform X2: MAVEAAAQEEVAALGAIYSGDFQLLARSESEGITFQIHSICEHHMKKIQLKVTFQLSPDYPLCLPDISICSDQLNRKQCSDLKQSLLRYAETLLSQPMVYELMMWLQQNIKTFVDQLTVDQLTVDKANGGDNSQQQSSAGGGVWMTLLYLDHMRAKAKYIKSIEKWTTDLRLAGRLMFMGKLILILLQGDRKDIKDYLVLQKTSKVDVDSSGKRCKEKMISVLCEEKLQPGQHRLTSFAVKEFATGGELHQEFEALGLSGLYDKFVKF; encoded by the exons ATGGCCGTGGAGGCGGCCGCTCAGGAGGAAGTGGCCGCGCTCGGAGCCATTTACAGCGGCGACTTCCAGCTCCTCGCTCGGTCAG AATCCGAAGGGATTACTTTCCAAATCCATAGCATCTGTGAACACCACATGAAGAAAATCCAGTTAAAAGTCACTTTTCAGTTATCCCCTGACTATCCATTGTGCCTTCCTGATATTTCCATCTGCTCAGATCAGCTTAACCGGAAGCAATGTTCTGATTTGAAACAAAGCTTGCTGCGATATGCAGAGACGCTTCTTTCCCAGCCTATGGTTTATGAGTTGATGATGTGGCTCCAGCAGAACATTAAGACTTTTGTGGACCAGCTGACCGTGGACCAGCTGACCGTGGACAAGGCCAATGGCGGTGACAATTCGCAGCAGCAGagcagtgcaggtggtggtgtgtgGATGACACTTCTGTATTTAGATCACATGAGAGCCAAAGCAAAGTACATCAAAAGCATAGAAAAGTGGACAACTGACCTAAGACTCGCAGGAAGACTGATGTTCATGGGCAAACTCATATTAATTCTTTTACAAGGGGACAGGAAAGATATCAAG GACTATCTAGTTCTCCAGAAAACCTCTAAGGTGGATGTGGACTCCAGTGGAAAGAGATGCAAAGAAAAGATGATAAGTGTTCTCTGTGAAGAAAAACTTCAACCAGGGCAGCACAG GCTTACAAGCTTTGCTGTGAAAGAGTTTGCAACAGGAGGTGAGTTGCATCAAGAATTTGAAGCACTGGGTCTGTCTGGCTTGTATGACAAGTTTGTAAAATTTTGA
- the rwdd3 gene encoding RWD domain-containing protein 3 isoform X1: protein MKPPPPGICSSARPPGSGSWPWRRPLRRKWPRSEPFTAATSSSSLESEGITFQIHSICEHHMKKIQLKVTFQLSPDYPLCLPDISICSDQLNRKQCSDLKQSLLRYAETLLSQPMVYELMMWLQQNIKTFVDQLTVDQLTVDKANGGDNSQQQSSAGGGVWMTLLYLDHMRAKAKYIKSIEKWTTDLRLAGRLMFMGKLILILLQGDRKDIKDYLVLQKTSKVDVDSSGKRCKEKMISVLCEEKLQPGQHRLTSFAVKEFATGGELHQEFEALGLSGLYDKFVKF, encoded by the exons ATGAAACCTCCGCCCCCCGGAATCTGCTCCAGCGCCCGGCCGCCAGGCTCTGGGTCATGGCCGTGGAGGCGGCCGCTCAGGAGGAAGTGGCCGCGCTCGGAGCCATTTACAGCGGCGACTTCCAGCTCCTCGCTCG AATCCGAAGGGATTACTTTCCAAATCCATAGCATCTGTGAACACCACATGAAGAAAATCCAGTTAAAAGTCACTTTTCAGTTATCCCCTGACTATCCATTGTGCCTTCCTGATATTTCCATCTGCTCAGATCAGCTTAACCGGAAGCAATGTTCTGATTTGAAACAAAGCTTGCTGCGATATGCAGAGACGCTTCTTTCCCAGCCTATGGTTTATGAGTTGATGATGTGGCTCCAGCAGAACATTAAGACTTTTGTGGACCAGCTGACCGTGGACCAGCTGACCGTGGACAAGGCCAATGGCGGTGACAATTCGCAGCAGCAGagcagtgcaggtggtggtgtgtgGATGACACTTCTGTATTTAGATCACATGAGAGCCAAAGCAAAGTACATCAAAAGCATAGAAAAGTGGACAACTGACCTAAGACTCGCAGGAAGACTGATGTTCATGGGCAAACTCATATTAATTCTTTTACAAGGGGACAGGAAAGATATCAAG GACTATCTAGTTCTCCAGAAAACCTCTAAGGTGGATGTGGACTCCAGTGGAAAGAGATGCAAAGAAAAGATGATAAGTGTTCTCTGTGAAGAAAAACTTCAACCAGGGCAGCACAG GCTTACAAGCTTTGCTGTGAAAGAGTTTGCAACAGGAGGTGAGTTGCATCAAGAATTTGAAGCACTGGGTCTGTCTGGCTTGTATGACAAGTTTGTAAAATTTTGA